The genomic segment GAACTTCACTTTCATAACAAGTAGCATCCATTACAATTTGATTGGGGTTTTCAATTTCGTTTTTCCAAGAGTTGAATAGAATTTTTTCTATGGAATTAATATCGAGTTTCTCTGCTAATTCACAACGTATTTGGCTCACTATTTTATAGTTTGTTAAGCGTTCAAAACCTAGTTCTATATCACAGAAAAATTGATAGTCTAAATTCGAGTTTAGTTGCTCAATCAATTTTCTATCTGAACAATTAGCATAATGTTTTAAAAACATTAAACCTAGTCTTCCTTTAGGACTAAAAAGATAGTTTCTCCCTTTTGATTGTTCAGAAATACCAAAAGAGCTAACTAAATCATTCCAAGGAATTGCAGAGTAGATTTTACCTAAATCTCCCTCTAAAAATCGCGCATAATGAGCATCATAATTCTCGCTGAGGGGAAAAAATTGAAATGCGGTGTTGCATTTCAGAAATTCTTCGTACTTTCATAATTATCGAAATTAAAACCCCGTTTTTTGCCTATATTGGCCATTTTCGGGGTTTATTATAGCTACAAAATACAACAAATCCCTCGTAAAAACAAGGGATGCGTTGTTTTATGAAAGCGCCTATTTTCCGTTAAAAGTATTCATAGTGTTTGCCAAACCTGCTGTTCCAAAAGAGGTAATAACTTTTGCTGAAGTTGGTAAACGCTCAATCAATTGGCTGGTTTCTTCTTTATTCCATTCGCCTAAGACATAATCTACTTGTTTTCCTCTGGAATAATTTCCACCAACTCCAAAACGAAAACGAGCATATTGTTGGGTGTTTAATTTTTCTTGAATGTCTTTAAGCCCATTATGTCCGCCAGCAGAACCTTTTGCTTTTACACGAATGGTACCAAAATCGATATTTACATCGTCTGTAATTATTAAGATGTTTTCAATGGAAATTTTTTCTTGTTGCATCCAATATTTTACGGCTTTTCCACTTAAATTCATAAATGTACTTGGCTTTAATAGAACGAAAGTTCTTCCTTTAAAACGGAAATTAGCAATATCGCCTAACTTCCCTGTCTCGAATGTTACATTGTGTTCTTCTGCAACTTCATCCAAAATTTTAAACCCAATATTATGGCGCGTATTTGTGTACTTCTCTCCTATATTTCCTAAACCGACAATTAAAAACTTTTTCATTAATGCTTCTTTAATTTCGGTTTTTATACCGAAAAGATTTTTAAAAAATGATATCACATTCATTTTTCAAAAATAAGAAGAAATAAATAATGATTTAAGGAGTGAACCCTTGAAAATTAAAAGATTCTTAATTTCCTGCAAGGTTCTAAAAACCTTTTGGGTATCTCTTTCTATAATAACAATTTTACACCTACAAGGTTAAAAAAAAGACCTTGCAGGAATTCTGAAAGATTCCAGTAGGTTATTTTTTTAACCTACAATTAAGCTAAACTTACAATATATCTTGAGATAAATTTATCAGACCCTGAAACAAGTTCAGGGTAACTAAAAAGCGCTACAACCCTAAAGTTTTGGGAGTAGCGCTTTTATAATATTTGTTTAAACTAAACTATTCAGCAGCTGCTTCTGGTGTAGCTTCTTCTGTTGTTTCGTCTTCATCTTCGTCTTCAATACTTGTTGCATTACGAGAAGTTCTAACTTGTACAACCACAGTATTATCTGGGTGCATAAACGTATAATCGTCGTTAAATAATGATGTTATCGTTAACTTATTTCCAATTTTTAATTTAGAAATGTCTGCATTTACATAATCTGGTAAATTAGCAGGTAATGCTTTAATTTTTAGTTTACGATTTGTAAAACGTAAAGAACCTCCATTTAAAACTCCTGGAGAAGTTCCTACTAATTTTACAGGAATGTTCATTGTAACTTCTTTATCATCAAATAACTGATAAAAATCTACATGTAAAATTTTATCTGTTACTGGGTGAAATTGAATGTCTTGCAAAATTGCAGATATTTTTTCTCCATCAACATTAATTGTAGCAGTATATACGTTTGGAGTGTATACCAACTTTTTAAATGCTAATTCTTCTGCTGAAAAATGCACTGGCTTATCTCCTCCGTAAATAACGCAAGGAACCATACCAGCATTACGTAAGGCTTTGGTAGCTACCTTGCCCACGCTTTCTCTTTTTGATCCTTTAATTGTAATTGATTTCATTACTATTTGTTTAAATTAATTTACCCTTTTTGCTTTCATTTTGAAAGATTTCTTAGGGATTTTTACATTAAAAATTGTCCACTAATTGAAGTATTGTCTTGCACTTTGTGCATAACATCTGCAAATAATGGCGCGCAAGATACAACTTTTATTTTAGAAGTTTCTTTCTTTAATGGAATTGTATCTGAAACTATTAATTCTGTTAATCCTGAGTTTTCTATTTTTTCGTAAGCGCCTCCAGAAAGTATAGGATGTGTACAAATTGCACGAACACTTAAAGCGCCTCTTTCTATCATTAAATTGGCTGCGTGTGCTAAGGTTCCTCCAGTGTCTATCATATCGTCTACCAAAATAACATTTTTACCTTTTACATCTCCAATTAATTCCATATGAGAAATTACATTGGCTTTTTTACGTTGTTTGTAACAAATTACAACATCGCTATGTAAGTGCTTAGAATATGCATACGCTCTTTTTGAACCTCCCATATCTGGAGATGCAATTGTAAGGTTCTCCAGTTTTAAACTTTTAATATAAGGCATAAAAATAGTAGATGCGAATAAGTGGTCTACTGGCTTTTCGAAAAAACCTTGTATTTGATCTGCGTGTAAATCCATCGTCATAATTCTGGTAGCTCCTGCAGATTGTAATAAATTGGCTACTAATTTTGCTCCAATTGCAACTCTTGGCTGATCTTTTCTATCTTGTCTTGCCCAACCAAAATAGGGCATAACTGCTGTAATGTGTCTTGCTGATGCTCTTTTTGCGGCATCTAACATTAATAACATTTCCATTAAATTGTCTGCATTTGGAAACGTAGATCCTATAATAAAAACGCGCCTTCCTCTTACAGATTCTTCGAAAGCTGGCTGAAATTCTCCATCGCTAAACTTGGTTGTTTTAACTTTTCCTAGAGTTGTGTTGTATTCTTTTGCAATTTTTTCTGCTAATGTTACGCTCTGTGAGCATGCAAATAATTTTGGCGCAAGTTGATTTGTAGGCATTTAGTGATGGTTTTTTTGTTGTGTTGTTGTAAGTGAACAAAAGTAGAAATTATTTATTGACTTTGAAATTAATTTTTTGACTTTAAAATAAAATATTTTAATACATTTGTACTCGCTTAAAATTGGTTCAAAGTTCAAAGTTTAAGTGAAAATTCTAAAATTGCTCAAGTGGCGGAATTGGTAGACGCGCTGGATTCAAAATCCAGATTTGAAATTTAATGCCTCGGTGGCGGAATTGGTAGACGCGCCGGATTCAAAATCCGGTACTGCAAGGTGTGTGGGTTCGATTCCCACCCGAGGTACGAAAAAGCTTAGATGAAAATCTAGGCTTTTTTTATGCTTAGGTACAACATAGGTACAACATTTTAGCATTTTATATAGGTAGGTATTACTTGCTATAAATTGATATCACTTGATACTAAACCTCATTTGAACTTAGATTTTATACCGAGATACTCTCAGTTTTAAGGCTGTTTTCCCTAAATAAAGCTAAATCACGTTCTAACCGGTATAGACCATATGCGCGCAAACTATAAACTTTCTTACGGCAACACTTCTTATATTTTGGACCACCACATAGCGGACATTGCTTATTCGGTTGATGCTTGATTCCGGAAATGGTTATTTCAAGCAGCGCAATAATGTCTTCATAATCTTTAAGACCATATTCTTCCCGATAAAATTGAGCAATACCTTTAAAGTGATGTTCGTACTCGCCATTGGCGTACTTGTCATTTGCTACTTTGTAGTGATAATTAGCGAAAAAGGGATATATGACCTCTCTATAGAAATCTTCAAAAACGATTCCTCGTTTTTTTAATTTTAGTAGTTTATGGGGTATATTCAGGCAGCATTCGCCTTCTTTTGAAATATGGAAATCCCAATCCCTTTCAATTATTTCTGTCTTCTCAATTACGATTGGTATGGTGTACGGGTAGTTTTTCTCATTGACTAAAATGAGTATTTCAAACTGCCCCCAGAGTTTATCATTTCTGTCGAGTACACTTATTTTACCCTCAAGAGCTAAATACCCGGTTTTAGGACTTTCAACTTTCTCAAATGAAAAATATTTGTTTAGAAAGCCATCAACATCTTTCTTTAATGCATTTTTAGCCATAATTAAAGTAGGGTTTGCTTTTTGAGGCTATTGGGTATAAATCTCTGCTATTTCTACTGGGGTCAGGTGTAACGTTAATGGTAAGCACTAAAACACCCATATCGTTTTGAACGGCTAGTTTATTGTCAACTAGATATCTTTCCCAATCAAAATTGTATTGGTAGTATTTTCGTCCATCCTCATAGTCGTGTATTTCTTTACTTCGCTGCTCAAAATACCTGTCTTTTCTCAGCTGAATGGTTATGTTGTGTCCAACAACTATTCCGCTGTTTTTGGCATTGCTCTGCATTTTAGGTGCAAGACTTGTGTGAAGGCTACAAGTAGTAACTTCACCTGATTCCCCAATGCCAGAATAGAACCAATCCACCTGTTTCGAATGACCTAAATCCAGCCCAGCCCTGGTATGAATATCTTGTATGCCATTTTCCTCAAAAAAGTCCTTTAGGTCATTTTTAACGAAGTATGATATCATCGAAAAAGACTTTAGCGCGTCTTCAACTGCTTTAAGCTTTTCGATATTCTTTCCGCCAAAATACACCATTAGGCCATCACCTTGAATACGATGGACATATCCGCCGCAGAGGTTAACCGCAAACATTGATGCTCTGATGATACTTTCGGTAATCAATCTTACCGTTGCCTTAGTGAAATTATTGAATAGCTTGGTGCTTTTCTTTACGTCTATAAAACCTGAAATAATCCAATGTTCTTCAACCAAATCAGTACCCTTTAGGTAAGCAAAATCTGGATGGCTTCCTAAGGGTTGGTAGTCGAAAGTCTCAGGCACACCCATTCCTTTGGCAAACAATTTCATCTCGGATGATAGTTCCCTGCCTGGTAGCTCGTTCCTTAATGATTTAAGGTACTCACGATTGCTTTCTAGCGCAGACTCACTAAGCCCAAGAATTCTGTTTGATTTTGTAGGGTCGTTCTCGACCGCTTTTTTAATTACATTTTTGTAGTCTTCAAATAAGTTCATTTTATGAGGTAATTTTAATTAATATGTAGGTTAAGGGTGCCAATAGCACAAATTGTATGATTAATAGGCCACAAGCCCATTTTAGTTTTTTGAATTTTGATTTCAGGCCTTTTGAAAGCACATACACTTGGTTTCTCAAATCTTTTTTGTCCCCTTTTTTGCCTTGCTCTTTTGATAAATCAAAAAATTCTTGAGCACTTTTTTCCGCAATACTGGCGAAATAGTACAACGACTCTATTTCCGTCTTGGGCGATAAATAAGGCATACTTGCCAATGCCAATAGTATTAGGCTGCCCACGCCGAAAGCAATGATGGCAGCCAACAATATCAAGAGCCAAATTTCCTTATCTAGAAGGTCTTGGATTTGGGTTAGCAACGTAATCGAACCACCAGTAATAAAGGTGTTGATGGCGATATATACCGCAGTTTTGTTATTCACACTATCGTAATAGTGGTCCAAACGGGTCATTGTGTATTCTAGTCTTTCTTTTTCCATAGCGAAATTTGATTAATAACTAGGCTGATTCCCTAAGAGCCAGCCTAGTTGTTTACCTGATAGCTTTTGCAATGGCCGAAACAGCCGCAACAAATGTTACCACAGTAAGAATTGTGGAAATAACTCTTGCGTTATCCCCTTTTAAATGAAGACAAGTGTCTTTCTCGCAAAGACTCAACTTGTCATTTTGAAATGAATAATTCATACTCAAAATTTAAATTAGCCCAAGTTCACAGCATTTGGGTTTCGCTGAAGTGCTACTTACTTTTATCAGTAACGCCTTTGAATTTTCCGCCGCTGGTCTTTACATCCATAAATCTTCCAGAGTTGGAATCTCGTTTAACGTAAAGCCCAGTTTTTGGGTTTAGAACTTGGGAACGGTTTTTAACTGCCCCTTTTCTTGCATTGTCGCCATACGGCTTGTTCTTTGCCATAACAAATTGATTTAAAAAATTATACAAATAGTGCGTGCCACCAATTGGTAGCTGACTATTACTTACTCTAAAAGGAAAGGGAGGATTGTGTGCGGAAGACTTGTAAATACCAAAATAAACGGTATATTTGTGTCGCTTAAAACAAAGTCTTTACAGATAATATTCCAATCTTATCTTAAAGTAAATAATAGAGCTGGTATCACATAGATATCAGCTTTTTTTATAGTGCTTTTATAAATTCCATATACTTTTTTCTTTAACAATAGTGCTCAATATTTCATTGACCGATAGGGCATTTACCCCATTAGTCTCGGCACACTCTTTTATAATATCATTTCTTTCTACGAGAACGCCATTTATAGTTTTACAATAGTAAATAGCGGCGAAATCCATAATTTGTAATCCCCCGAACTTTATACTTTCCTTGCAGCAAAACTTAAAAAA from the Polaribacter cellanae genome contains:
- a CDS encoding Pycsar system effector family protein, which translates into the protein MEKERLEYTMTRLDHYYDSVNNKTAVYIAINTFITGGSITLLTQIQDLLDKEIWLLILLAAIIAFGVGSLILLALASMPYLSPKTEIESLYYFASIAEKSAQEFFDLSKEQGKKGDKKDLRNQVYVLSKGLKSKFKKLKWACGLLIIQFVLLAPLTYILIKITS
- a CDS encoding 50S ribosomal protein L25/general stress protein Ctc — encoded protein: MKSITIKGSKRESVGKVATKALRNAGMVPCVIYGGDKPVHFSAEELAFKKLVYTPNVYTATINVDGEKISAILQDIQFHPVTDKILHVDFYQLFDDKEVTMNIPVKLVGTSPGVLNGGSLRFTNRKLKIKALPANLPDYVNADISKLKIGNKLTITSLFNDDYTFMHPDNTVVVQVRTSRNATSIEDEDEDETTEEATPEAAAE
- the pth gene encoding aminoacyl-tRNA hydrolase, with translation MNVISFFKNLFGIKTEIKEALMKKFLIVGLGNIGEKYTNTRHNIGFKILDEVAEEHNVTFETGKLGDIANFRFKGRTFVLLKPSTFMNLSGKAVKYWMQQEKISIENILIITDDVNIDFGTIRVKAKGSAGGHNGLKDIQEKLNTQQYARFRFGVGGNYSRGKQVDYVLGEWNKEETSQLIERLPTSAKVITSFGTAGLANTMNTFNGK
- a CDS encoding ribose-phosphate pyrophosphokinase translates to MPTNQLAPKLFACSQSVTLAEKIAKEYNTTLGKVKTTKFSDGEFQPAFEESVRGRRVFIIGSTFPNADNLMEMLLMLDAAKRASARHITAVMPYFGWARQDRKDQPRVAIGAKLVANLLQSAGATRIMTMDLHADQIQGFFEKPVDHLFASTIFMPYIKSLKLENLTIASPDMGGSKRAYAYSKHLHSDVVICYKQRKKANVISHMELIGDVKGKNVILVDDMIDTGGTLAHAANLMIERGALSVRAICTHPILSGGAYEKIENSGLTELIVSDTIPLKKETSKIKVVSCAPLFADVMHKVQDNTSISGQFLM